A window of the Cicer arietinum cultivar CDC Frontier isolate Library 1 chromosome 6, Cicar.CDCFrontier_v2.0, whole genome shotgun sequence genome harbors these coding sequences:
- the LOC101495023 gene encoding phosphatidylinositol 4-kinase gamma 2-like: MSVALSSRVYWEGHPGHCSVDPILIYLTVDNVVTPMRVFESDSIASVKLRIQQCKGFVVKKQKLVFSGRELARNDTPVKEYGVADGNVLHLVLRLSDLLFIVVRTVSGKEFEFHIDRHRNVGYLKQRIRKKKGKQGFIDLEDVDDDQELFCDDEKLDDHRLFHDICKGDDGVVHLIIKKSVKVRTTPIHNDLKLSLEASITGLLQQVEENKNRSKQIQIAKIPPGVGFWFEPIVVNPKINLFPYLWDMINSTYEGLKTGNSPIRSSEGTGGTYFMQDLTGQKHVSVFKPLDEEPMAVNNPRGLPTSLNGEGLKRGTRVGEGALREVAAFILDHPRSGPRLVSGEEIGFSGVPPTILVQCLHQEFHHPNGYACSSKHVKIGSLQKFVKNDGNCEDIGPGAFPVEEVHKITVLDLRMANADRHAGNILIRKEKDGQIKLIPIDHGYCLPDQFEDCTFDWLYWPQTRQPYSPELVDYINSLDAEKDIELLKYYGWDIPLQCARTLRISTMLLKKGVQRGLTPYAIGSIMCRENLNKESVIEEIISEAQDSLLPGMEESTFLDSVSQIMDSRLDKLAK; this comes from the exons ATGTCGGTTGCTTTGAGTTCAAGGGTATATTGGGAAGGTCATCCAGGACATTGTTCTGTTGACCCTATCCTGATTTACCTCACCGTGGATAATGTTGTTACCCCAATGCGTGTTTTTGAGTCTGATTCAATTGCTTCTGTGAAATTGAGGATTCAACAATGTAAAGGTTTTGTTGTGAAGAAACAGAAGCTTGTTTTTAGTGGAAGAGAGCTTGCTAGAAATGATACACCTGTTAAGGAGTACGGTGTTGCCGATGGCAATGTTCTTCATTTGGTTTTACGCCTTTCTGATTTACTTTTCATTGTTGTTAGGACTGTTTCTGGGAAGGAATTTGAGTTTCATATTGATAGGCATAGAAATGTGGGGTATCTTAAGCAAAGGATTAGAAAAAAGAAAGGTAAACAAGGTTTCATTGATCTTGAGGATGTTGATGATGATCAAGAGCTTTTCTGTGATGATGAGAAGCTTGATGATCATAGACTTTTTCATGATATATGTAAAGGTGATGATGGTGTAGTTCATTTGATTATTAAGAAATCGGTTAAGGTTAGAACTACACCTATTCATAATGATTTGAAGCTTTCTCTTGAGGCTTCTATAACTGGATTATTACAACAAGTAGAAGAGAATAAGAATAGGAGCAAACAGATTCAGATAGCTAAGATACCACCTGGTGTTGGTTTCTGGTTCGAACCTATTGTTGTCAATCCCAAGATCAATCTTTTTCCTTACCTTTGGGACATGATCAACTCCACATATGAGGGTTTGAAGACAGGAAATAGTCCTATTAGGTCATCGGAAGGCACCGGAGGGACTTATTTTATGCAAGATTTAACAGGTCAGAAGCATGTTTCGGTTTTCAAGCCCTTGGATGAGGAACCAATGGCTGTGAACAACCCGAGAGGCTTACCGACTTCGTTGAACGGCGAAGGTTTAAAAAGAGGAACAAGGGTGGGAGAAGGAGCTTTGAGGGAGGTTGCAGCTTTTATATTAGATCATCCAAGGAGCGGGCCGCGTTTGGTGTCCGGTGAAGAAATAGGGTTTTCTGGTGTTCCTCCTACTATTTTGGTGCAGTGCTTACACCAAGAATTTCACCACCCAAATGGGTATGCTTGCTCATCAAAACATGTCAAGATCGGGTCGTTACAGAAGTTTGTGAAGAACGACGGTAATTGTGAGGATATTGGACCTGGGGCCTTTCCAGTGGAGGAGGTGCATAAGATAACTGTGCTTGATTTAAGAATGGCTAATGCAGACAGGCATGCTGGGAATATTTTAATCAGAAAGGAGAAAGATGGCCAGATTAAGCTCATTCCCATTGATCATGGCTATTGTCTACCAGATCAA TTTGAAGATTGCACATTTGATTGGCTTTATTGGCCACAAACACGTCAGCCTTACTCGCCCGAGTTAGTTGATTATATCAATTCTTTGGACGCTGAAAAAGACATtgaacttttgaaatattatggATGGGATATTCCACTTCAGTGTGCGCGGACACTACGTATTTCCACAATGCTGCTGAAAAAAGGGGTTCAGAGAGGTCTTACTCCTTATGCAATTGGAAGCATCATGTGTCGGGAAAATTTGAACAAGGAATCTGTAATTGAGGAAATTATAAGTGAAGCACAAGATTCCTTGCTTCCTGGCATGGAGGAATCGACATTTCTTGATTCTGTCTCCCAAATCATGGATTCCCGTCTTGATAAGCTTGCAAAATAg
- the LOC105852236 gene encoding serine/threonine-protein phosphatase 7 long form homolog produces the protein MVERWRPETHTFHLPIGECTITLEDVYYILGLNVSGLPVSGSNFVQVKQICQDYLGVIPPDGATKGNSIKLKWLKDTFDDVGENASELEKQASCRAYILRMIGGLLMPDKSNNRVHLKYLSLLGDLNKVSQYSWGSAVLATLYRELCLATKPGVISMGGCALLLQNWAWYRLSCVAPESPKPWIFPLAQRFNSGGLNFAKVPHNDVEGYRKTIDHMMVEEFYWRPYLGFQHEVSEEDRATWSACTYLLCYHIVEKHHTDRVTLQFGLHQQIPQPPEDMKSYHEVDMRRGIDDNWTWVWREEINHWNERHNYVLQGNIVQGVLCHSTEYMIWFRQHTKLFISVEQYLRDPRLQPPSYPRVQSTSQSTPQHQYTAGPSSSSPHIHVATEVPFYDPPPSQYYVPSVPEIPTPGYPTEDGLLYNLFGTQCTTPESAYAVFDSMYNQQSQNVMEPGGSGSNPSTAYIEENDQNDDEPEEPQLVQRARRVRRHRTYGTGGHLGGHH, from the exons ATGGTTGAGAGATGGAGACCTGAAACTCACACATTTCATCTTCCAATAGGTGAGTGCACAATAACTTTGGAAGATGTTTATTacattttaggattaaacgTTTCCGGTTTACCTGTTAGTGGTTCCAATTTTGTGCAAGTAAAACAAATCTGTCAAGATTACTTAGGAGTTATCCCACCCGATGGAGCAACAAAAggtaattctattaaattaaagtggCTTAAGGATACATTTGACGATGTTGGTGAAAATGCATCTGAATTAGAAAAACAAGCATCATGTCGAGCATACATCCTACGTATGATCGGAGGGTTATTGATGCCTGACAAATCCAACAACCGTGTACATCTAAAGTATCTTTCACTATTAGGAGATTTAAACAAAGTATCCCAATATAGTTGGGGTTCAGCTGTTTTAGCTACACTTTATAGAGAATTATGCCTTGCAACGAAACCTGGTGTAATATCTATGGGAGGATGCGCATTATTGTTGCAAAACTGGGCATGGTATCGTTTGTCTTGTGTCGCTCCTGAATCTCCCAAACCATGgatatttccacttgcacagag GTTTAATTCTGGTGGTCTAAATTTTGCTAAAGTTCCTCATAACGACGTAGAAGGATATCgaaaaacaattgatcacatgatggttgaggaa TTTTATTGGAGACCTTATCTCGGGTTCCAACATGAAGTTTCAGAAGAAGATAGGGCCACTTGGAGTGCATGTACTTATCTACTCTGTtatcatattgttgaaaaacatCATACAGATAGGGTCACACTCCAGTTTGGTTTACATCAACAAATACCACAACCACCAGAGGACATGAAATCGTATCACGAGGTCGACATGAGGCGTGGGATTGATGATAATTGGACTTGGGTTTGGAGGGAAGAAATAAACCATTGGAATGAGCGCCATAATTACGTGTTGCAAGGTAACATCGTACAAGGTGTTTTATGTCATAGCACAGaatatatgatttggtttagaCAACACACCAAATTGTTTATATCTGTAGAACAATATCTTCGTGATCCCCGTTTACAACCGCCGTCATATCCTCGTGTGCAATCGACCTCCCAATCAACCCCACAACACCAATACACAGCAGGACCGTCTTCATCATCACCTCATATACACGTCGCTACTGAAGTTCCATTTTATGATCCACCACCATCTCAGTATTACGTTCCGTCGGTGCCAGAAATACCAACACCCGGTTATCCGACAGAAGATGGGCttctctataatttgtttggaactcagtgcacaactcctgagtcggcATATGCTGTATTTGATTCAATGTATAATCAACAATCCCAAAATGTAATGGAACCAGGTGGCAGTGGTTCTAATCCATCTACAGCTtacattgaagaaaatgatcaaaatgacgaTGAACCGGAAGAACCGCAACTTGTTCAGagagctagacgagttcgacgacaTCGTACATATGGGACTGGgggtcatttaggtggacatcattga